A window of Hordeum vulgare subsp. vulgare chromosome 5H, MorexV3_pseudomolecules_assembly, whole genome shotgun sequence genomic DNA:
CAATTGTCCATCTAGAATGTCTGAAAGTGTAGCTCTCTTGTGATATGAGCTGACGCCATTGACATTTTCCATTACAGAAGATGATTTTGTCCTGTGTCATGCTTCCAGGAGAAGTTCAAGCTCATACGAGCCAACGATGATGCTACTGTGTTGGACGCTGTGTTGGACGCTCTCTCATTCAGCACCCCCAAGATCAGACTGCTTCAGAGCTTGACGGTCGAAAAGAAGAACTCTGTTCAGGTACATATATTCGGTAGTAACATATATTGCAGTGTATATTTTTACATCTGTTCAGGTACGAGCCAACGACACTGGATCAAATATTCATTGTCTTGCACCTATTCTTCAATTTTGCAGTGAAGTTTGATGCTTCCTGGTTGTCTATTGTGTTATTGTTGTAGAGTCTCTTTCCATCATGGAAAGCATGGTATGGTCAAGCAAAGCATTGTATGATGCCAACATCCAAATGGATGAAGATGTAAGATCTGGATTTTACATTATTGTTGGTAGTCGTGAGCtgttctaaaaatatgttttGACTTTTGCTTGTCTCTTTCTGCTGGGTGTGCAATGCCTAATCTTTAATGCAAATATTTGTGTCCATTATTTTTAATGCCTaatttcaatgcaaatatctgttctaaaaat
This region includes:
- the LOC123399605 gene encoding uncharacterized protein LOC123399605 isoform X1; this encodes MSGGGGAGVLGAGSSYQSFVRTALELTRLHTTLMPHPSQEKFKLIRANDDATVLDAVLDALSFSTPKIRLLQSLTVEKKNSVQSLFPSWKAWYGQAKHCMMPTSKWMKIFLSKSPLMQMAVWMVRA
- the LOC123399605 gene encoding uncharacterized protein LOC123399605 isoform X2; the protein is MSGGGGAGVLGAGSSYQSFVRTALELTRLHTTLMPHPSQEKFKLIRANDDATVLDAVLDALSFSTPKIRLLQSLTVEKKNSVQ